In Sporichthya polymorpha DSM 43042, a genomic segment contains:
- a CDS encoding cytochrome b yields MTTPTPPPAPLTPAAKAGAGVATYLDERLGTNAAAKKNLRKVFPEHWSFMLGEIALYSFIILLATGVYLTLFFRPSMQEVEYEGSYEPLRGVHMSEAYASTLDISFDVRGGLLMRQIHHWAALIFVAAIFLHLFRIFFTGAFRKPRELNWLIGNGLLTLALIEGFAGYTIPDDLLSGTGLRIAEGVMLSVPVVGTYVQFFLFGGEFPGEAIVPRLFVVHVLLLPGIMLALITVHLMLVVVQKHTQFPGPGRTNENVVGFPLMPVYMAKAGGFFFVVFGICALLGGIAQINPVWLYGPYFPDQISAGSQPDFYIGFLEGSLRAMPNWETNLFGHTISWNILVPGLILPGVMFTVMALYPFIEAWVTGDKREHHLLDRPRDVPVRTALGAMSIAFYLLLFINGGNDIIGFTFDISINNVTRFTQVALFVVPPLVFMITKRACIGLQRADLNKVLHGRETGIIKRLPNGEFIEVHAPISAEERFTLMARNNYQPLDPGPATDAEGIPAPGHKAAKLQARLSKFWYADDLPKPSAEEYAELTAGHGHGDDHGGGHH; encoded by the coding sequence ATGACCACGCCTACTCCCCCGCCCGCCCCGCTGACCCCGGCCGCCAAGGCCGGCGCCGGTGTGGCGACCTACCTCGACGAGCGGCTCGGCACCAATGCGGCCGCGAAGAAGAACCTGCGCAAGGTGTTCCCCGAGCACTGGTCCTTCATGCTCGGCGAGATCGCGCTCTACAGCTTCATCATCCTGCTGGCCACCGGCGTCTACCTGACGCTGTTCTTCCGGCCGAGCATGCAGGAGGTCGAGTACGAGGGCTCGTACGAGCCGCTGCGCGGCGTCCACATGTCCGAGGCGTACGCCTCGACGCTGGACATCAGCTTCGACGTCCGCGGTGGTCTGCTCATGCGGCAGATCCACCACTGGGCGGCGCTGATCTTCGTCGCGGCGATCTTCCTGCACCTGTTCCGCATCTTCTTCACCGGCGCGTTCCGCAAGCCGCGTGAGCTGAACTGGCTCATCGGTAACGGCCTGCTGACGCTGGCTCTGATCGAGGGCTTCGCCGGCTACACCATCCCGGACGACCTGCTCTCCGGCACCGGTCTGCGCATCGCCGAGGGCGTGATGCTCTCGGTCCCGGTGGTGGGAACGTACGTGCAGTTCTTCCTCTTCGGCGGGGAGTTCCCCGGCGAGGCGATCGTCCCGCGTCTGTTCGTGGTCCACGTGCTGCTGCTGCCGGGCATCATGCTCGCGCTGATCACGGTCCACCTGATGCTGGTCGTCGTGCAGAAGCACACGCAGTTCCCCGGCCCGGGCCGCACCAACGAGAACGTCGTCGGCTTCCCGCTGATGCCGGTCTACATGGCGAAGGCCGGTGGCTTCTTCTTCGTCGTGTTCGGGATCTGCGCCCTGCTCGGCGGTATCGCCCAGATCAACCCGGTGTGGTTGTACGGGCCGTACTTCCCTGATCAGATCTCCGCGGGTTCACAACCGGACTTCTACATCGGCTTCCTCGAAGGCTCGCTCCGTGCGATGCCGAACTGGGAGACGAACCTGTTCGGTCACACGATCAGCTGGAACATCCTCGTGCCCGGTCTGATCCTGCCCGGCGTGATGTTCACGGTCATGGCGCTGTACCCGTTCATCGAGGCCTGGGTCACCGGCGACAAGCGGGAGCACCACCTGCTCGACCGTCCCCGCGACGTCCCGGTCCGCACGGCCCTCGGTGCGATGTCGATCGCGTTCTACCTGCTGCTGTTCATCAACGGTGGCAACGACATCATCGGGTTCACGTTCGACATCTCGATCAACAACGTCACCCGGTTCACACAGGTCGCCCTGTTCGTGGTCCCGCCGCTGGTCTTCATGATCACCAAGCGGGCCTGCATCGGGCTCCAGCGGGCGGACCTGAACAAGGTCCTCCACGGTCGGGAGACCGGCATCATCAAGCGTCTGCCCAACGGCGAGTTCATCGAGGTCCACGCCCCGATCTCCGCCGAGGAGCGCTTCACGCTGATGGCGCGCAACAACTACCAGCCGCTCGACCCGGGTCCGGCCACGGACGCCGAGGGCATCCCCGCCCCCGGCCACAAGGCCGCCAAGCTCCAGGCCCGGCTCTCGAAGTTCTGGTACGCCGACGACCTGCCGAAGCCCTCGGCCGAGGAGTACGCGGAGCTCACCGCGGGCCACGGCCACGGCGACGACCACGGCGGCGGCCACCACTGA
- a CDS encoding cytochrome c oxidase subunit 4, which translates to MKVEGNLFAGIGIFLIPVTPIYWYYSEDWTGTTALTLTIGLCALIGFYLLFTAKRIDLRPEDDPTALIEDGAGELGFFSPHSWWPLLLAAAGGLGTLGIVFGMWLFALAVPFFAYAVWGMVFEYYRGEHAH; encoded by the coding sequence GTGAAGGTTGAGGGCAACCTCTTCGCGGGCATCGGGATCTTCCTGATCCCGGTCACCCCGATCTACTGGTACTACTCCGAGGACTGGACGGGCACCACCGCCCTGACCCTGACCATCGGGCTGTGCGCGCTGATCGGCTTCTACCTGCTGTTCACCGCCAAGCGGATCGACCTCCGCCCGGAGGACGACCCCACCGCGCTGATCGAGGACGGTGCCGGCGAACTCGGCTTCTTCAGTCCCCACAGCTGGTGGCCCCTGCTCCTCGCCGCCGCCGGCGGCCTCGGCACCCTCGGGATCGTCTTCGGCATGTGGCTGTTCGCCCTCGCCGTCCCGTTCTTCGCCTACGCGGTCTGGGGCATGGTCTTCGAGTACTACCGCGGCGAGCACGCCCACTAG